In the Flagellimonas sp. MMG031 genome, one interval contains:
- a CDS encoding RNA polymerase sigma factor, producing the protein MDITNQFSQIYEMHAPKVYRLCLGYASGDEDLAKEWQQQTFIKVWNHRNAFKGDSSLSTWIYRIAVNTCLSDLRKPKKHVPINEAILENDVTDGNSEQRDTQIKKMYQCIHKLTPNNKAIILLELEDVPQSEIAEIQGIAYGALRTRLSRIRNSLLKCITNEKR; encoded by the coding sequence ATGGATATAACAAATCAATTTTCCCAAATATATGAGATGCATGCCCCTAAAGTGTATCGGCTATGCCTGGGGTATGCATCGGGGGACGAAGATTTGGCCAAGGAGTGGCAACAACAAACGTTCATAAAGGTGTGGAACCATCGAAATGCCTTTAAGGGCGACTCGTCCCTGAGCACCTGGATTTATAGAATTGCCGTAAATACCTGTTTAAGCGATTTGAGAAAACCAAAGAAACACGTTCCCATCAACGAAGCCATTTTGGAAAATGATGTAACCGATGGGAATTCCGAACAGCGGGACACGCAAATCAAGAAAATGTACCAATGCATCCATAAACTTACCCCAAACAACAAGGCCATCATCCTTCTGGAACTGGAAGATGTACCTCAATCCGAAATTGCTGAAATACAAGGAATTGCATATGGGGCACTTCGAACACGATTGAGCAGAATTAGAAATTCACTTTTAAAATGTATCACCAATGAAAAACGATAA
- a CDS encoding alpha/beta hydrolase yields MKKIYLLFTILLSCATQAQQTHQPIHAQVSGSGAPILLIPGFTVPGDSWEATVNQLEENYECHVLTLAGFGGKSPIEFPWLPKVNASIENYIQENQLNDLIVIGHSLGGTIATWLASRENSQIAKLILVDALPAAGAMMIPNFDPENLAYESPYNNQLLSMTDADFEKMAQGMAQGMSLHPEAQEKIKDWILLSDRKTYVYGYTDYLKLDMREDLKNISIPVTIIAADKPYGKEMVTQTYKNQYANLAQYDLIIAENAAHFVMFDQPEWFMEQIQNIIAAH; encoded by the coding sequence ATGAAAAAAATCTATCTTCTTTTTACGATCTTACTTTCCTGTGCTACCCAAGCACAACAGACCCACCAACCCATTCACGCGCAGGTCAGCGGTAGTGGCGCACCTATTTTGCTCATCCCCGGTTTTACCGTTCCAGGCGATAGTTGGGAGGCTACCGTCAATCAATTGGAGGAAAACTACGAATGCCACGTACTTACCCTCGCAGGCTTCGGAGGAAAAAGTCCCATCGAATTCCCTTGGCTGCCAAAAGTGAATGCATCCATCGAAAACTACATCCAAGAGAACCAGCTCAACGATTTGATCGTTATCGGGCATAGTTTGGGAGGGACCATAGCAACTTGGCTCGCCAGTAGGGAAAACAGCCAGATTGCAAAGCTCATATTGGTAGACGCATTGCCGGCAGCCGGTGCGATGATGATACCGAACTTCGACCCTGAAAACCTAGCCTATGAAAGCCCGTATAATAACCAATTGCTGTCCATGACCGATGCTGATTTTGAAAAAATGGCCCAAGGGATGGCCCAAGGCATGAGCTTACACCCCGAAGCACAAGAAAAGATTAAGGACTGGATACTATTATCCGATAGAAAAACCTATGTGTACGGCTACACGGATTATTTGAAGCTGGATATGAGGGAGGATCTCAAGAATATTTCCATTCCGGTGACCATCATCGCGGCCGACAAACCCTATGGCAAGGAAATGGTGACACAAACCTACAAAAATCAATACGCTAATTTAGCCCAATATGATTTGATCATCGCCGAAAATGCCGCGCACTTTGTAATGTTTGACCAGCCGGAATGGTTCATGGAACAAATCCAAAACATAATAGCAGCCCACTAA
- a CDS encoding SulP family inorganic anion transporter, which translates to MGKSFFNFKHLKGDFTGGLVAGVVALPLALAFGVQSGMGATAGLYGAIAVGIFAALFGGTETQASGPTGPMTVVSAAVVAFGIQMNGSLDNGMHIILLTFLLAGLFQVVFGFLNIASYVKYFPYPVISGFMSGVGLIIVILQIFPLVGLDSAKSTWAVIQDVPRLFEEANLSALLLGAITIVIYFLFPKITKAIPSALVALIGATLVAYFMKMDVPLIGEIPAGLPAFQLGGILSVDPSYFPKIIEYGLVLAVLGSIDSLLTSVIADNMTKTKHNSNRELIGQGIGNMLAAAIGGIPGAGATKGTVVNINAGGKTRLSGIIHGLFLLTVLLGLGKLTAYIPLCVLAGLLIPIGFKIVDFKGLKHLLKVPRADAVVLFLVLTVTTFGSLIHAVGIGIALACLLFMKKSGDIGEKGLQVERLSDLEDEKPWQDEIEIYEKYKDKIVIKHLYGPLFFGFTSYLKDQVKALPDDIESVILRMDRVPYIDQSGLYTLEDIIFDLRSKNIEVIIVGLKEQPCDMLKAIDIIPDLIPEEDLFKNIDDSFSHLREQFKS; encoded by the coding sequence ATGGGGAAATCATTTTTCAATTTTAAGCACCTAAAAGGGGATTTTACGGGCGGCTTGGTGGCTGGGGTGGTAGCTTTACCGCTTGCCCTTGCGTTTGGAGTACAATCGGGAATGGGCGCTACGGCAGGTCTGTACGGTGCAATAGCCGTAGGTATTTTTGCCGCATTGTTCGGCGGTACCGAAACACAGGCCAGTGGTCCTACCGGCCCTATGACGGTGGTATCGGCGGCAGTGGTCGCCTTCGGTATTCAAATGAACGGTTCCTTGGACAATGGAATGCATATCATCCTGCTGACCTTTTTGTTGGCCGGATTGTTTCAAGTGGTTTTCGGTTTTTTGAATATTGCCAGTTATGTAAAGTACTTCCCCTATCCTGTAATATCAGGCTTTATGAGTGGTGTGGGACTTATCATTGTAATTCTCCAGATATTTCCGTTGGTCGGGCTGGATTCGGCCAAATCCACCTGGGCCGTTATTCAAGATGTGCCCCGCCTTTTTGAAGAAGCAAATCTATCTGCATTGCTCTTGGGCGCTATAACGATTGTCATTTATTTCCTGTTCCCAAAAATAACCAAGGCCATTCCAAGTGCTTTGGTCGCCTTGATTGGGGCTACGTTGGTTGCCTATTTCATGAAAATGGATGTGCCGCTGATTGGTGAGATTCCGGCAGGTCTACCCGCCTTTCAACTTGGGGGCATCTTAAGTGTAGACCCAAGCTACTTCCCTAAAATCATCGAATACGGTCTGGTGTTGGCCGTTCTGGGAAGTATTGATTCTTTGTTGACATCGGTTATTGCTGATAATATGACCAAAACCAAACATAACAGTAATCGAGAGCTCATCGGACAAGGTATTGGAAATATGTTGGCCGCAGCAATCGGCGGGATACCCGGTGCAGGAGCCACCAAAGGAACCGTTGTCAACATCAATGCAGGCGGAAAAACAAGATTGTCAGGCATTATTCATGGGTTGTTCCTGCTTACCGTTTTGCTGGGACTTGGAAAGTTGACCGCCTATATACCACTTTGTGTATTAGCCGGTTTGCTTATTCCCATTGGCTTTAAGATTGTTGACTTCAAGGGCTTAAAACACCTATTAAAAGTTCCTAGAGCAGATGCCGTTGTACTGTTTTTGGTACTGACCGTAACCACCTTTGGAAGCTTGATTCATGCTGTGGGCATAGGTATCGCCTTGGCTTGTCTGTTGTTCATGAAAAAGTCCGGCGATATCGGAGAAAAAGGTCTCCAAGTGGAACGATTGTCAGATTTGGAAGATGAAAAACCGTGGCAGGATGAAATTGAAATCTACGAAAAGTATAAGGACAAAATCGTTATCAAACACTTGTACGGACCGCTGTTTTTTGGTTTTACATCCTACCTGAAAGATCAGGTAAAAGCACTGCCGGACGATATCGAATCCGTTATCCTGAGAATGGACCGGGTACCTTACATTGACCAATCTGGACTATACACCTTGGAGGATATTATTTTTGACCTTCGTTCCAAAAACATTGAAGTTATTATTGTTGGACTCAAAGAGCAACCTTGCGACATGCTCAAAGCCATTGATATTATTCCCGATTTGATTCCAGAAGAAGACCTGTTTAAAAATATTGATGATAGTTTCTCCCATTTACGGGAGCAATTCAAATCCTGA
- a CDS encoding peptidylprolyl isomerase: MQDGIYAKFNTTKGDILVKLTHDKTPGTVGNFVALAEGNMENSVKPQGKPYYDGLTFHRVIADFMIQGGCPTGTGTGDPGYKFDDEFHPDLVHDTPGVLSMANAGPGTNGSQFFITHVATPWLDNKHTVFGHVQEGQDVVDAIAQGDRIETLEIVRVGDEAKKWNAIEAFRSFEGAREKRIAEQKARAEAEMEKLAAGFEKTNSGLRYKIIQKGNGTQAQKGKTVSVHYEGALVNGQVFDSSYKRKQPIDFVLGIGQVIPGWDEGISLLKVGDKARFVIPSHLAYGSTGAGGVIPPNATLIFDVELMNVK; encoded by the coding sequence ATGCAAGACGGAATCTATGCAAAGTTCAATACCACCAAAGGTGACATATTGGTAAAACTTACCCACGACAAAACCCCAGGTACCGTGGGGAATTTTGTGGCCTTGGCCGAAGGGAATATGGAAAACAGCGTAAAACCACAGGGAAAACCCTATTACGATGGCTTAACATTCCATCGGGTAATCGCCGATTTTATGATCCAGGGCGGATGTCCCACCGGAACAGGGACCGGAGACCCTGGCTATAAATTTGATGATGAGTTCCACCCCGATTTAGTACACGATACCCCTGGAGTGCTCTCCATGGCCAATGCTGGGCCGGGAACCAATGGTAGCCAGTTTTTTATCACCCATGTGGCCACTCCTTGGTTGGACAATAAGCATACCGTATTTGGGCATGTACAGGAAGGTCAAGATGTTGTGGATGCCATTGCACAGGGCGACCGCATAGAAACCTTGGAAATCGTTAGGGTAGGGGATGAAGCCAAAAAATGGAACGCCATCGAAGCGTTTAGAAGTTTTGAAGGTGCCCGTGAAAAACGAATTGCGGAGCAGAAGGCGAGGGCAGAAGCCGAAATGGAAAAATTGGCTGCCGGTTTTGAGAAGACCAATAGCGGATTGCGGTACAAAATCATCCAAAAAGGCAATGGAACCCAAGCGCAAAAGGGCAAAACGGTATCCGTACATTACGAAGGCGCATTGGTCAATGGTCAGGTTTTCGATTCTTCCTACAAAAGAAAGCAGCCTATTGACTTTGTATTGGGCATTGGACAGGTAATTCCTGGTTGGGACGAAGGAATCTCACTTTTGAAAGTGGGCGATAAGGCCCGTTTTGTGATCCCATCACACTTGGCCTACGGAAGCACAGGTGCCGGAGGGGTGATACCACCCAACGCAACATTGATTTTTGATGTGGAGTTGATGAACGTGAAATAA
- a CDS encoding cold-shock protein, producing the protein MSKGTVKFFNDSKGYGFITEDGSNTDHFVHISGLIDEIREGDVVEFELQQGKKGLNAVNVQVAE; encoded by the coding sequence ATGAGTAAAGGAACAGTAAAATTCTTCAATGATTCTAAAGGTTACGGATTTATCACTGAAGATGGTTCAAACACAGATCACTTCGTACACATTTCTGGTCTTATTGACGAAATCAGGGAAGGTGACGTTGTAGAATTCGAGCTACAACAAGGTAAAAAAGGATTGAACGCCGTTAACGTACAAGTTGCGGAATAG
- a CDS encoding peroxiredoxin, producing MATLRLGDTAPDFTAVTSEGTLNFYEYLGDSWGILFSHPADFTPVCTTELGTAAKFKDEFDKRNVKMMALSVDGAASHVEWIKDINETQGTEVNFPIVADVERKVSDLYDMIHPNADDTLTVRSVFIIDPNKKIKLTLTYPASTGRNFYELLRVIDSLQLTANHKVATPANWKNGEKVVVSPAIPTEEAKGIFTKGVEEIKPYLRLTPDPTA from the coding sequence ATGGCGACTTTACGATTGGGAGATACTGCTCCCGACTTTACAGCAGTGACTTCGGAAGGCACATTGAACTTTTACGAGTACCTTGGCGATAGCTGGGGAATCCTATTTTCCCACCCTGCGGATTTTACCCCGGTGTGCACTACAGAGTTGGGCACAGCGGCCAAGTTTAAAGACGAGTTTGACAAACGAAACGTAAAGATGATGGCCCTCAGTGTGGATGGTGCTGCATCTCACGTAGAATGGATCAAGGATATCAACGAAACACAGGGAACCGAGGTGAATTTTCCGATTGTGGCAGATGTGGAACGTAAGGTGTCCGACCTCTACGATATGATCCACCCCAATGCCGATGATACGCTTACCGTCCGTTCCGTGTTTATCATCGACCCCAACAAAAAAATAAAGCTTACCCTTACCTATCCCGCCTCAACGGGACGTAATTTTTACGAACTGTTGCGGGTCATCGATTCGCTACAATTAACGGCCAACCACAAAGTGGCCACGCCAGCAAACTGGAAAAATGGTGAAAAAGTGGTGGTAAGCCCTGCCATTCCTACCGAAGAGGCGAAAGGCATCTTTACCAAAGGAGTGGAAGAAATCAAACCGTACCTGCGTTTGACCCCCGATCCGACTGCATAA
- a CDS encoding YfiT family bacillithiol transferase: MEKDTLEQLRYPIGKFELPEEISEKDMDAWIMVLEQLPERLSRTVSPLTDAQLDTPYRPEGWTVRQLVHHISDSHHNSYIRFKWALTEDTPTIKPYNEKAWAELFDTRTAPIQLSLDHLRAVHAKLVYLLKGLSEAQLQRSFVHPDGNQKTTLKENIARYAWHSNHHYAHIENLLKREGW, translated from the coding sequence ATGGAAAAAGATACATTGGAACAACTACGGTACCCCATCGGAAAGTTTGAACTCCCCGAAGAAATCAGTGAAAAGGATATGGATGCTTGGATCATGGTATTGGAGCAACTACCGGAGCGTTTATCCCGAACGGTAAGCCCATTGACCGATGCGCAATTGGATACGCCTTACCGGCCCGAAGGCTGGACCGTACGCCAATTGGTGCACCACATTTCCGACAGCCATCACAACAGTTACATTCGCTTCAAATGGGCACTTACCGAAGATACGCCCACCATAAAACCCTATAATGAAAAGGCATGGGCCGAACTTTTTGATACACGTACGGCACCTATACAGCTATCGTTGGACCATTTACGTGCGGTCCATGCGAAACTGGTCTATTTGTTGAAAGGGCTTTCCGAAGCGCAATTGCAGCGAAGTTTTGTCCACCCCGATGGCAACCAGAAAACGACCCTTAAAGAAAATATAGCGCGTTACGCCTGGCACAGCAACCATCATTACGCGCACATCGAAAATTTGTTGAAACGCGAAGGATGGTAG
- a CDS encoding GNAT family N-acetyltransferase produces the protein METTLPNTTLVLEPVTESNLDIYLTVGVRSYCQHYLHLWENNDPNPYISHGLTKEVVQPELKNPNALHFLVQWENNTVGILKLVKDCGIDELSDHDTLKAEKIYLLKEYAGKGIGKAVLGFVEEKARELNKKTIWLDAMQKGKPVLFYQKNGFNIKRESEVTLPHVLPSEKAMWILTKDL, from the coding sequence ATGGAAACTACTTTACCCAACACTACTTTGGTCTTGGAACCGGTAACGGAATCGAATTTGGATATCTATTTGACGGTCGGGGTGCGCTCCTACTGCCAACACTATCTGCATTTATGGGAAAACAATGACCCTAACCCGTATATTTCCCATGGGCTCACCAAGGAAGTTGTACAGCCGGAACTAAAAAACCCAAATGCGCTCCACTTTTTGGTTCAATGGGAAAATAATACGGTCGGCATCTTAAAATTGGTAAAGGATTGCGGCATTGACGAACTATCCGACCACGACACCCTTAAGGCCGAAAAAATATATTTGTTGAAGGAATATGCAGGCAAGGGTATCGGTAAAGCGGTGCTTGGTTTTGTGGAAGAAAAAGCTCGGGAACTCAACAAGAAAACCATATGGCTGGATGCGATGCAAAAAGGAAAACCTGTTCTTTTTTACCAAAAAAACGGTTTCAACATCAAACGGGAGAGCGAAGTAACCTTGCCTCACGTCCTACCGAGCGAGAAAGCCATGTGGATTTTGACCAAGGACCTTTAA
- a CDS encoding thioredoxin family protein, whose amino-acid sequence MARTPSNMLPLGTKAPDFELLDTVSDNTMVLQELTGEKGTVVMFICNHCPFVIHVNPMIVKLAKDYQAKGINFVAISSNDVENYPQDAPHLMKEKAKEEGYTFPYLYDETQDVAKAYDAACTPDFYLFDVQMELVYRGQLDDSRPGNGIPLTGTDLKNAMEAVLQGKEISTDQKPSLGCNIKWKAN is encoded by the coding sequence ATGGCGAGGACACCGAGTAATATGCTTCCCTTGGGCACCAAGGCACCAGATTTTGAACTTTTGGATACGGTTTCGGACAACACCATGGTTTTACAAGAGCTTACGGGAGAAAAAGGCACCGTTGTGATGTTTATTTGTAACCACTGCCCTTTTGTGATCCACGTTAACCCTATGATCGTAAAGCTGGCCAAGGATTACCAGGCCAAAGGCATAAACTTTGTGGCCATATCGAGCAATGATGTGGAAAACTACCCCCAGGATGCGCCGCATTTAATGAAGGAAAAGGCCAAAGAGGAAGGTTACACCTTTCCGTATCTGTACGATGAGACCCAAGATGTGGCCAAAGCCTACGATGCAGCCTGCACCCCAGATTTTTATCTGTTTGATGTTCAGATGGAATTGGTGTACCGTGGCCAACTGGATGATTCAAGGCCAGGAAACGGGATTCCGCTTACCGGTACAGATCTCAAAAATGCCATGGAGGCCGTTTTGCAAGGAAAGGAAATCAGCACCGACCAAAAACCAAGTCTTGGGTGCAACATAAAATGGAAGGCCAATTAA
- a CDS encoding PUR family DNA/RNA-binding protein, with product MGQKDTMDQEEIYSKVLRAGRRTYFFDVRSTKAGDYYLTITESKKFTHDDGSFHYKKHKIYLYKEDFSAFREIMEEMMDYIIDEKGSEVISERHQKDFKKEEDSFSENGTASDNSFTDVSFDDI from the coding sequence ATGGGCCAGAAAGATACAATGGATCAGGAAGAGATTTATTCGAAAGTCTTAAGAGCAGGAAGAAGAACCTACTTTTTTGACGTAAGGAGCACCAAGGCCGGAGATTATTACCTCACTATCACCGAAAGCAAAAAATTTACCCACGATGACGGGTCTTTCCATTACAAAAAGCATAAAATTTATCTGTACAAAGAAGATTTTAGCGCCTTCCGGGAAATTATGGAAGAAATGATGGACTATATCATCGACGAAAAAGGCAGTGAAGTGATTTCTGAGCGCCATCAAAAAGACTTTAAAAAGGAAGAAGACAGCTTTAGTGAGAACGGAACTGCATCGGACAATAGCTTTACCGATGTGAGCTTTGATGATATCTAA
- a CDS encoding ABC transporter ATP-binding protein: MKELKHLNKYFKKYWLKLLLGILITIIARVFSLVMPSYVNKSIQAVEDFMSDVITLSDAKGLLLQYILIIIGAALLSGLFTFLMRQTIINVSRYIEYDLKNEVFDHYQLLSLNFYKKNRIGDLMNRISEDINQVRLYGGPAIMYGIQTLTLFVCLVPLMFIKAPTLAAYTLLPLPVLSVLIYQISKIIHKRSTEVQEFLSTLSTFTQESFSGISVIKAYSIEPRINAELRTLAQEGKDTSMSLAKVNAWFFPLMLLLIGISNVFVIYIGGRQYINGEIETIGIIAEFILYVNMLTWPVAVVGWLTSIVQRAEASQKRINEFLKEEPSIQNQVKEPTPIEGNIEFKHVTFTYEDTNITALKDVSFKVEAGQTVAILGKTGSGKSTILDLVARLYDTTSGEVLIDGVPVQQLNLDSLRSSIGAVPQDAFLFSDTIENNIRFGDENATHEEIVEVAKKAVVHKNIEGFAKKYNTILGERGITLSGGQKQRVSIARALLKDPKIYLFDDCLSAVDTETEEEILNNLKQLSESKTTLIVSHRVSSAKNADKIIVLEEGKIIQEGTHEELNNTDGYYKELYINQLSGKES; encoded by the coding sequence ATGAAGGAACTGAAACACCTAAATAAATACTTCAAAAAATATTGGCTCAAACTGCTTTTGGGCATATTGATTACCATAATCGCCCGTGTTTTTTCCTTGGTGATGCCATCGTATGTGAACAAATCCATACAGGCAGTCGAGGATTTTATGTCTGATGTGATCACCCTTTCCGACGCCAAAGGATTGCTGCTCCAATATATTTTGATCATCATCGGGGCGGCCTTGTTATCGGGACTCTTCACTTTTTTGATGCGGCAGACCATCATCAATGTATCCCGCTACATTGAGTATGATCTAAAAAATGAGGTTTTCGACCATTATCAGTTATTGAGCCTCAATTTTTATAAAAAGAATAGGATCGGTGATTTGATGAACCGAATCAGTGAGGACATCAACCAGGTACGTTTGTACGGCGGCCCGGCCATTATGTACGGCATACAGACCTTGACGTTGTTCGTTTGTTTGGTGCCCTTGATGTTCATTAAAGCCCCTACATTGGCGGCCTACACCTTGCTCCCACTTCCCGTTTTATCGGTTTTGATTTATCAGATCAGTAAAATCATCCATAAAAGAAGTACCGAAGTGCAGGAGTTTTTATCCACACTGTCCACCTTTACACAGGAATCGTTTTCCGGGATTTCAGTCATCAAGGCATACAGTATTGAACCTAGGATAAACGCCGAACTGCGGACGTTGGCACAAGAGGGCAAGGATACCAGTATGTCCCTAGCCAAGGTGAATGCCTGGTTTTTCCCTTTGATGCTCCTATTGATTGGTATCAGCAACGTATTCGTTATCTATATCGGGGGGCGACAGTACATCAACGGAGAGATTGAGACCATAGGAATCATTGCCGAATTTATCCTGTACGTAAACATGCTCACCTGGCCCGTTGCCGTGGTGGGGTGGTTAACTTCCATCGTACAACGAGCGGAAGCCTCCCAAAAACGAATCAATGAATTCTTAAAGGAGGAACCTTCCATACAGAATCAGGTAAAAGAACCAACGCCCATTGAAGGAAACATTGAATTTAAGCATGTAACCTTTACCTACGAAGATACCAATATCACCGCGCTGAAAGACGTATCTTTTAAAGTGGAAGCAGGACAAACCGTAGCGATATTGGGGAAGACCGGATCGGGGAAATCGACCATTTTGGATTTAGTGGCGCGTTTGTACGATACCACATCGGGAGAAGTGTTGATAGATGGCGTTCCCGTGCAACAGTTGAATTTGGACAGTCTTAGAAGCTCCATAGGCGCGGTACCACAAGATGCCTTTTTGTTTTCCGATACCATAGAGAACAATATTCGTTTTGGCGATGAAAACGCCACCCATGAAGAGATTGTGGAAGTAGCCAAAAAAGCCGTAGTTCATAAAAATATCGAAGGCTTCGCCAAAAAATACAACACTATTCTTGGCGAAAGGGGAATCACCCTTAGTGGTGGCCAAAAGCAGCGGGTTTCCATTGCAAGGGCACTATTAAAAGATCCCAAAATCTACTTGTTCGACGATTGCCTTTCCGCAGTGGACACAGAAACAGAGGAAGAGATTTTGAACAATCTAAAACAATTATCCGAAAGCAAGACCACCTTGATTGTGAGCCATAGGGTCTCTTCGGCCAAGAATGCGGATAAGATCATTGTGCTGGAGGAAGGAAAAATCATCCAAGAAGGTACCCACGAAGAATTGAACAATACCGATGGGTATTACAAGGAGCTCTACATCAATCAGCTTTCGGGTAAAGAATCATAA
- the nusB gene encoding transcription antitermination factor NusB, whose protein sequence is MLTRRHIRVKVMQCIYALVQSKDDSLQKQEKFLRVSIENMYVLYLLILSLLAELHRLAEKHVSHSSKKYVATEEDKYPDPQKFVKNRLLLQLVNNQALKDELSKRKLDNWYLNDEYVKIIHKAMVSSDIYKKYMSTADSDYAEDRDMVIQLFKEIIAPNEKIYDYFEDDKLTWVDDFPIVNTFLVKRLKKAKPDSGDRFFLPALLKDQQDMDFANSLLTKTLLNDAKWEKEIEGKTPNWDNDRIAEIDSIVLKMAICELLNFPSIPEKVTLNEYLEIAKEYSTPKSSIFINGVLDKLAKEYKADGRLQKIGRGLQ, encoded by the coding sequence ATGTTAACCAGAAGGCACATTAGGGTAAAAGTGATGCAATGTATTTATGCATTGGTGCAATCCAAGGACGACTCCTTGCAAAAACAGGAAAAATTCCTAAGGGTAAGTATTGAAAACATGTATGTACTTTACCTTTTAATTTTAAGCCTTTTGGCGGAATTGCACCGTTTGGCCGAAAAACATGTCAGCCACTCCTCCAAAAAGTACGTGGCCACGGAGGAGGACAAATATCCCGACCCACAAAAATTCGTCAAAAACCGATTGTTGTTGCAATTGGTGAACAATCAAGCGTTGAAAGATGAACTTTCCAAGCGTAAGTTGGACAATTGGTATTTGAACGACGAGTACGTTAAGATTATTCATAAGGCCATGGTATCCAGTGACATCTACAAGAAGTATATGTCCACTGCGGATAGTGATTATGCGGAGGACAGGGATATGGTGATTCAACTTTTTAAGGAAATCATTGCACCGAACGAAAAGATCTATGATTACTTCGAGGACGATAAATTGACCTGGGTGGATGATTTCCCCATTGTGAACACCTTTTTGGTAAAGCGCCTCAAAAAGGCCAAGCCCGATTCTGGAGACCGTTTCTTTTTGCCGGCCCTGCTCAAGGACCAGCAGGATATGGATTTTGCCAATAGCCTGTTGACCAAGACCTTGCTCAATGATGCCAAATGGGAAAAGGAAATTGAGGGCAAAACGCCCAATTGGGACAACGACCGAATCGCCGAAATCGATTCCATCGTTTTGAAGATGGCCATTTGCGAGCTGCTCAATTTCCCTTCAATTCCAGAAAAAGTAACGCTGAACGAATATTTGGAGATAGCGAAGGAGTATTCCACGCCCAAGAGCAGTATCTTTATCAATGGGGTGTTGGACAAGTTGGCAAAGGAGTATAAAGCCGACGGAAGGCTTCAAAAAATAGGAAGGGGTTTGCAATAA
- a CDS encoding DUF1573 domain-containing protein, with protein sequence MKRITTILSLIMVVAIMGVSCKDKASEKIVADNVESAVNRDEAAKMVPVMTFDRVEHDFGTIQRGEAQETVFSFTNTGNAPLIITDAKSSCGCTVPNPPKDPIAPGEKGELLVKFNGSGQNQVTKTITVTANTAKGSELLRIKAFVQAPGATPAGPVK encoded by the coding sequence ATGAAAAGAATAACAACAATTTTAAGTTTGATCATGGTAGTCGCCATCATGGGCGTATCATGCAAGGACAAAGCATCTGAAAAGATAGTTGCTGACAATGTTGAAAGTGCTGTAAACAGGGATGAGGCCGCCAAAATGGTACCCGTAATGACCTTTGATAGAGTAGAGCACGATTTTGGAACCATCCAAAGAGGTGAAGCGCAAGAAACTGTTTTCTCCTTTACCAATACAGGAAACGCTCCCTTGATCATTACCGATGCCAAAAGTAGCTGTGGTTGCACCGTGCCGAATCCTCCAAAAGATCCTATTGCACCAGGAGAAAAAGGAGAATTGTTGGTAAAATTTAACGGTTCCGGACAAAACCAGGTGACCAAAACGATTACCGTTACCGCAAATACTGCCAAAGGTTCCGAACTTTTGAGAATCAAGGCATTTGTGCAAGCACCAGGAGCTACACCAGCAGGTCCTGTAAAATAA
- the yajC gene encoding preprotein translocase subunit YajC produces the protein MENLGQFLPLILIFAVAYFFMIRPQIKRQKDEKKFASELKKGDKIITKSGLHGKIVELNDNDFSCVIETMAGRLKFDRSAISMEMSQKLNAPATKK, from the coding sequence ATGGAAAACCTAGGACAATTTTTACCGCTGATCTTGATTTTTGCCGTGGCGTACTTCTTTATGATTCGCCCCCAGATCAAACGTCAGAAGGATGAGAAAAAATTCGCTTCAGAATTGAAAAAAGGTGATAAAATCATCACCAAAAGTGGGCTTCACGGCAAAATCGTGGAATTGAACGACAACGATTTTTCGTGTGTCATCGAAACCATGGCCGGCCGTTTAAAGTTCGACCGCTCTGCCATTTCCATGGAAATGAGCCAAAAGTTGAACGCCCCTGCGACAAAGAAGTAA